From one Caldichromatium japonicum genomic stretch:
- a CDS encoding CheR family methyltransferase, which yields MAIETKIQGPAREREFVFTQRDFEAIRQLIYEHAGIALGPAKKDMVYSRIARRLRALGLKTFQDYLDILDSQSDEWTQFINALTTNLTAFFREAHHFPILAEHALELKRRGRQRLRLWSSACSTGEEPYSMAMTLIDAFKTWTPPLEILATDVDTNVLDQAAKGVYPLERLEKLPPEQLKRFFLRGKGAYTGLVRVRPELRALVEFQPLNLLSDSWPMREPFDVIFCRNVMIYFDKPTQARILSRFHTLLRPDGLLFVGHSESLSHVPHLFRLRGKTVYVPVHGA from the coding sequence ATGGCCATCGAGACCAAGATCCAAGGCCCGGCGCGCGAGCGCGAGTTCGTCTTCACCCAGCGCGATTTCGAGGCGATCCGGCAATTGATCTATGAGCATGCGGGGATTGCTCTAGGTCCGGCGAAGAAGGACATGGTCTATAGCCGGATCGCACGGCGCCTGCGCGCCTTGGGTCTCAAGACCTTTCAGGATTATCTCGATATCCTGGACAGCCAATCCGATGAATGGACCCAGTTTATCAATGCCCTGACCACCAATCTCACTGCCTTTTTTCGCGAGGCGCATCACTTTCCCATACTTGCCGAACATGCGCTCGAACTCAAACGCCGCGGGCGGCAACGGCTCAGGCTCTGGTCATCGGCCTGTTCCACGGGCGAAGAGCCTTATTCCATGGCCATGACTCTGATCGATGCCTTCAAGACCTGGACCCCGCCGCTCGAGATCCTGGCAACCGACGTGGATACCAATGTCCTCGATCAGGCTGCCAAAGGGGTCTATCCCTTGGAGCGGCTCGAGAAACTGCCGCCAGAGCAGCTCAAGCGTTTCTTTTTGCGTGGCAAAGGGGCATACACTGGCTTAGTGCGGGTACGCCCCGAATTGCGCGCCCTGGTCGAGTTTCAGCCGCTCAATCTGCTCAGCGATTCCTGGCCGATGCGTGAGCCCTTCGATGTGATCTTCTGCCGCAATGTCATGATCTATTTCGACAAGCCCACTCAGGCACGCATCCTGAGTCGTTTTCATACCTTGTTACGGCCTGATGGGTTGTTGTTCGTCGGTCACTCCGAAAGCCTGAGCCATGTCCCCCATCTGTTCCGGCTGCGGGGCAAGACCGTCTATGTCCCTGTCCATGGTGCCTAA